In one Colletotrichum destructivum chromosome 2, complete sequence genomic region, the following are encoded:
- a CDS encoding Putative BTB/POZ domain-containing protein, with translation MSLFKRTFRSQDPNVRVDKTSRLKKSSSIRDPQKLSKMQQSVPDNRPAMAPPAVPAPQPTKSAKAVNKSVAPSPIVTLTVGREGRLFAAHEDVLFQSPFFEAACRGQFFESQSKRISLPDEEPETFSSVLEYLYKGDYYPRLMHNRHRNSWELEDAVRGTPHTSPNPAENHRGGRAAAMPPTPTSTNTPSEATLYVASCGQHILRDTVIYCAAERYGLEELKRLALRKQGLQSGIDVGTILRSAQYAYAHTPDSDSRLRAHYLALIIRCRKTFKRSGTMQTEMEQGGSKLFFDLFVAMCNHLDDVIDHSNARTPKTV, from the coding sequence ATGTCGTTGTTCAAGCGCACGTTCAGGTCGCAAGACCCCAACGTCCGCGTCGACAAGACGTCGAGGCTGAAGAAGTCGAGCTCGATCCGGGATCCCCAGAAGCTATCGAAAATGCAGCAGTCCGTGCCGGACAACAGGCCCGCCATGGCCCCGCCGGCCGTCCCCGCGCCGCAGCCCACCAAGTcggccaaggccgtcaacAAGTCCGTGGCTCCCTCGCCCATCGTCACCCTGACCGTTGGCCGAGAGGGCCGGCTGTTCGCCGCTCACGAGGACGTCCTCTTCCAGTCGCCCTTCTTCGAGGCCGCCTGCAGAGGCCAGTTCTTTGAGTCGCAGAGCAAGAGGATCTCCCTCCCCGACGAAGAACCCGAaaccttctcctccgtccTCGAGTACCTCTACAAGGGCGACTACTACCCCCGCCTCATGCATAACAGGCACCGCAACTCTTGGGAACTCGAGGATGCCGTTAGAGGAACTCCCCACACATCCCCCAACCCCGCCGAAAACCACAGAGGTGGCCGCGCAGCCGCCATGCCCCCCACGCCCACCTCGACAAACACCCCGAGCGAGGCAACGCTGTACGTCGCGAGCTGCGGGCAACACATCCTCCGCGACACCGTCATCTACTGCGCCGCGGAGCGGTAcgggctcgaggagctcaagcgCCTGGCCTTGCGCAAGCAGGGCCTGCAGTCCggcatcgacgtcggcacCATCCTGCGCTCCGCCCAGTACGCCTACGCCCACACCCCGGACTCGGACTCCCGGCTGCGCGCTCACTACCTCGCCCTGATCATCCGGTGTCGCAAGACATTTAAGAGGAGCGGAACCATGCAGACTGAGATGGAGCAAGGTGGTAGCAAGCTTTTCTTCGACCTGTTCGTGGCCATGTGCAATCATCTTGACGACGTTATCGACCACAGCAACGCGCGAACCCCCAAGACCGTCTGA
- a CDS encoding Putative alpha/beta hydrolase-1, with protein MDNTSYDPTSIPPIPHRYRNLQTPEPHPRRRSLPPPPSRRSADTVPSSPEVISSLITSLSVISTPADNHFERSQPSLSLPVSPRQGSFGVDYGAFHQPSLENLRGDNNVPLDEVAAAAPVIRTAKPPSGLSPLTAPKSPARDASGGLKSLLRSSSRPSSKGSLGSRDDAQSIGNLSIERGSAPTPELRRQSSFDSWGKKQGRSHRGLMYMSSKERLREKEEKKRASIGDRSSSSFTGASLRPDPFLAETPISEEPAHSPESPTRESPRKLEMASPSLDPAASPRPIPARDSSLFKTGANAKRTSTRSSRSKRESGNGNNDIIFEGEEQTSLGEVPRRKHLSRHASENDLARVSADASVRSFSRPLFQSRHTEDFRTRGPLVEEDVEDSAPFPAVAQGRRREEQMADRNRRKPGRDTPEAGEAIKMKRSSSRLKRLSQPLSPKGEESASSRNSAASPDHRNSMPAGYERPRSADSIDDAVESYLCSPRLSQKIRHPQTGRVISFSEVGDADGSAVFCCVGMGLTRYITGFYDELALTLKLRLITPDRPGVGDSESYADGTATPLSWPDDVYAICQALKITKFSILAHSAGAIYALATALRMPQHIRGKIHLLAPWIPPSQMNVFGTSQALPPTNAIPTSQRILRALPATFLKAANSSFMSATSSSITSSLPKNPRRSKRKSTVTTGRDTPATHGSKRDTTPHLDKENLGLYDQTSTGDDLSGRPAQTAMENMDRIRPTGTASAQGHYDADAHVMAAASDALMDKERQTIYDTRLTHAIWELATTGANPAVDLLVCLERRHTIGFRYVDITRPVVIHHGSRDTRVPVDNVKWLGKTMKRCEVRVLEGEGHGLMASAGVMGAVLMEISKEWDDWLRATSKKDDRGRRTGTR; from the coding sequence ATGGATAACACCAGCTACGACCCAACCTCTATCCCCCCTATCCCCCACCGCTACCGAAACCTACAAACCCCTGAGCCTCACCCGCGTCGCCGCTctcttccaccaccaccatcgcgCCGCTCCGCCGATACCGTTCCCAGTTCGCCCGAGGTCATTTCGTCCCTAATCACCAGCCTCTCGGTGATATCCACGCCAGCCGACAACCACTTTGAGCGCAGCCAGCCGAGCTTGTCCCTGCCCGTATCCCCTCGCCAAGGTAGCTTTGGAGTCGACTACGGCGCCTTTCACCAACCCTCGCTCGAGAACCTCCGCGGCGACAACAACGTTCCCCTAGACGAagtcgctgctgccgcccctgTCATCCGGACCGCCAAACCCCCTTCTGGCTTGTCGCCCCTAACCGCTCCCAAATCTCCCGCCCGCGACGCTTCCGGTGGCCTCAAGTCTCTGCTACGAAGTTCCTCGAGACCCTCTTCCAAAGGCTCCCTTGGATCGCGGGACGATGCGCAGAGCATAGGCAATCTTTCGATAGAACGTGGTTCTGCGCCGACCCCAGAACTTAGGCGGCAAAGCTCCTTCGACAGCTGGGGCAAGAAGCAGGGCAGAAGCCATAGGGGCTTGATGTATATGAGTTCCAAGGAGCGACTacgagaaaaagaagaaaagaagcgTGCAAGCATCGGCGATCGTAGTTCCAGCAGCTTCACGGGAGCCTCCCTCCGTCCAGATCCTTTCCTCGCCGAGACGCCCATTAGCGAAGAGCCCGCCCACAGCCCGGAATCGCCCACGCGGGAAAGCCCTCGTAAACTCGAAATGGCGAGCCCGAGCTTGGATCCAGCGGCCAGCCCGAGACCGATCCCCGCCAGGGATTCATCACTCTTCAAAACGGGAGCCAATGCCAagaggacgtcgacgaggtcctcgagatcaaagagagagagtgggaACGGCAACAACGACATTATATTTGAGGGAGAGGAGCAGACATCCCTGGGTGAGGTACCGCGGCGGAAGCACTTGTCTCGCCACGCTTCCGAAAACGATTTGGCCAGGGTCTCGGCCGACGCATCCGTCAGGTCTTTCAGCCGCCCATTGTTTCAATCCAGACACACCGAAGACTTCCGGACACGTGGGCCGTTGGTTGAAGAGGACGTCGAAGACAGCGCGCCGTTCCCCGCTGTCGCTCagggtcgtcgtcgtgagGAGCAGATGGCCGACAGGAACCGACGAAAACCAGGACGTGATACGCCCGAAGCAGGTGAAGCCATCAAGATGAAACGCAGTAGCTCCAGGCTCAAGCGGCTTTCGCAGCCGCTGAGCCCCAAAGGAGAGGAGTCGGCCAGTTCGCGCAATTCTGCTGCGTCACCGGATCATCGCAACAGCATGCCCGCCGGCTATGAGCGCCCTCGCAGTGCAGACTCCatcgacgatgccgtcgagtCGTATCTGTGCTCACCTCGACTATCGCAAAAGATTCGACATCCGCAGACCGGCCGAGTGATTTCCTTCTCCGAGGTGGGAGACGCGGATGGCTCTGCCGTATTCTGCTGTGTGGGTATGGGGTTGACGAGATACATCACGGGCTTTTACGACGAGCTCGCGTTGACGCTCAAGCTACGTCTCATCACCCCCGACAGACCCGGCGTGGGCGACAGCGAATCGTACGCTGATGGCACCGCGACGCCGCTCAGCTGGCCCGACGACGTTTACGCCATTTGCCAGGCTCTGAAGATTACCAAGTTTTCGATTCTCGCACactccgccggcgccatctACGCGCTAGCGACTGCTCTCCGAATGCCTCAGCACATCCGTGGAAAGATCCACTTGCTTGCGCCGTGGATTCCGCCTTCGCAGATGAACGTCTTTGGCACGTCGCAGGCGCTTCCCCCGACCAACGCGATTCCAACTTCGCAACGTATTCTGCGAGCGCTCCCGGCGACGTTTTTGAAAGCTGCCAACAGCTCTTtcatgtcggcgacgagtAGCTCAATCACGAGCTCGCTGCCCAAGAACCCTAGGCGAAGCAAGCGCAAATCCACTGTCACTACTGGCCGGGACACCCCAGCGACGCACGGGAGCAAGCGAGACACCACACCCCACCTCGACAAGGAAAACCTCGGCTTGTACGACCAAACCAGCACAGGCGACGACCTTTCGGGAAGACCTGCGCAGACAGCCATGGAGAACATGGATAGGATAAGGCCGACGggcacggcctcggcgcagGGTCACTATGATGCCGATGCGCATGTCATGGCCGCGGCATCGGATGCATTGATGGACAAGGAGCGCCAAACAATTTACGACACTCGACTGACGCATGCCATCTGGGAGCTGGCGACAACTGGCGCCAACCCTGCCGTCGACTTGTTGGTCTGCCTGGAGCGCAGACACACCATCGGTTTCCGATACGTGGACATCACACGGCCCGTCGTGATCCACCATGGCAGCCGTGACACCCGGGTGCCGGTCGACAATGTCAAATGGCTCGGCAAGACGATGAAGCGGTGCGAAGTCCGCGTtctcgagggcgaaggcCATGGCCTGATGGCGAGCGCGGGTGTCATGGGCGCCGTGCTCATGGAAATTAGCAAGGAATGGGACGACTGGCTGCGTGCCACgtccaagaaggacgacCGCGGACGGAGGACCGGCACGCGATAG
- a CDS encoding Putative fatty acid hydroxylase has protein sequence MDILLSLPIVSYFLAPSVTSWTTSLNLLFFYMTWTTLVLSHGPLKVQLLGTLAIRLALWLLPSLAFLLFDTLIPSIAESIKTAGASAIPPAHGPTLLRTLLLALFNLALSAGVEGGVSFAYASCFHKPLFRASTALPLPFQLMKHIAFLIAAREVLTYYIHMRVLHARAGGRLSRFSPARIGRLHDSYAHARDAPPFSLMLFADHPLPFLLHRVVPGFLPALVLRPHLLTYFLFVGLCTVEETMAMSGYSVIPGIVIGGISRRTAIHYAGGGRGNYGAWGVLDWAHGTSRGQDVVDDMRAEAEKHRVKERSEKAASSGAGFVQTGIQEFRKDRGRKAKKSG, from the coding sequence ATGGACATcctgctctctctcccgaTCGTCTCCTACTTCCTTGCTCCTTCAGTAACATCCTGGACAACCTCCCTCaacctcctcttcttctacaTGACCTGGACgaccctcgtcctctcccaCGGGCCCCTCAAGGTCCAACTTCTCGGCACCCTCGCcatccgcctcgccctctggctcctcccttccctcgccttcctcctTTTCGACACCCTCATCCCCTCCATCGCGGAATCCATCAAGACCGCCGGCGCTTCCGCcatcccgcccgcccacgGCCCGACTCTCCTCAGGACCCTTCTCCTGGCCCTCTTCAACCTCGCTCTGTCCGCCggtgtcgagggcggcgtgaGTTTCGCCTACGCCTCCTGCTTCCACAAGCCACTCTTCCGCGCCTCCACCGCCCTGCCCCTGCCCTTCCAGCTCATGAAGCACATCGCgttcctcatcgccgcccgTGAGGTCCTGACCTACTACATCCACATGCGCGTCCTCcacgcccgcgccggcggccgtctcTCGCGCTTCTCGCCAGCTCGTATCGGCAGGCTCCACGACTCGTACGCCCACGCCCGCGAcgcgccgcccttctcgttGATGCTCTTCGCCGACCACCcgctccccttcctcctgcACCGCGTTGTGCCAGGCTTCCTCCCGGCACTGGTCCTGCGACCGCACCTGTTGACGTACTTCCTGTTCGTCGGGCTCTGCACTGTCGAGGAGACAATGGCCATGTCCGGATACAGCGTCATCCCGGGGATTGTGATAGGCGGCATCTCACGGCGGACGGCGATCCACTACGCCGGCGGGGGACGCGGGAACTACGGCGCGTGGGGCGTGCTGGACTGGGCGCATGGGACGAGCCGGGGacaggacgtcgtcgacgacatgcGCGCTGAGGCGGAGAAGCACCGCGTTAAAGAGAGGAGCGAGAAAGCCGCTAGCAGTGGGGCTGGTTTCGTGCAGACTGGGATTCAGGAGTTCAGGAAGGATCGAGGCCGTAAAGCGAAAAAGAGTGGTTGA
- a CDS encoding Putative inclusion body clearance protein Iml2/Tetratricopeptide repeat protein, whose amino-acid sequence MSRLGSWFRSSAKASSNASPASSSLNLSSKELSAKEMADIEDAMTAAAFIMNDDIDGAEERLRKGDSAFHQLGMSMTTFLRSVLGFEKEVMNEASKRLAETEAKAWADYKKAEREGHASSSRIYPPGTEFLLIHAESQLMAAVVAVLHESLTEALKGFYKLRKAFVTLDGIMLQEAKALEKDKAKADPPPLRQLMSDGKMPGSFDDQEFASLDRNDDSDLEFVDASEVAPKSGSETPAEKKPNGPAASEALPIQELAALDMNSGTSTPSSGDAKLAPLQVSSQMADDSDTESGVFSNPVDAFIHSGANMCFGMLLFMLSMVPPAFSRLLYVVGFRGDRDRGVRMLWKSTQFDNLNGAVSGLILLGYYNGLMGQADITPAERDFDADAEMVGYPAAKCEALLASMRTRYPDSRLWRVEESRVMAQQRRLADAIQLLTTGEESKMRQVTALNCFELALAAMSHQDWELMQKTFLRCLELNDWSHTLYYYMAGCAELELYRDAFHAEKKDEEEMRRRKKKAEELFRKAPTVAGRKKFMARQLPFDTFITRKVQKWEDRAKELKVDLADAVAVSPAQEMVNLWNGTKRMNDDELHLSVKSLEWERCTLPAEALAKVKATPDESSIRSICLAAVYRTLGRFEDARTILQTEVLNADRAAFKGPTKDEYPLPMAHYEMAAVAWFEACQPEKRAAAADEPADAEGQAKAMAAYRKTKTDECQEWLDKVVAWEAFVFDARLGMRVQAALETLKWFKNKNNWS is encoded by the exons ATGAGTAGGCTCGGCTCATGGTTCCGGTCGTCGGCCAAGGCGAGCAGCAATGCGagcccggcctcgtcgtcgctcaACCTCTCCTCCAAGGAGCTGTCTGCCAAGGAAATGGCCGATATTGAGGACGCCatgacggccgccgccttcatcaTGAACGACGACATTGACGGCGCTGAGGAGCGTCTGCGGAAGGGCGACTCGGCCTTCCACCAGCTGGGcatgtcgatgacgacgtttCTCCGCtccgtcctcggcttcgagaaggaggtcaTGAATGAGGCCTCGAAACGGctggccgagaccgaggccaaggcgtGGGCAGACTACAAAAAGGCCGAGCGCGAGGGGCACgcctcgagcagcaggatCTACCCACCCGGCACCGAATTCCTTCTCATCCACGCCGAGTCTCAGCTtatggccgccgtcgtcgccgtcctccatGAGAGCCTGACCGAAGCCCTCAAGGGCTTCTACAAGCTGCGCAAGGCCTTCGTCACCCTGGACGGCATCATGCtgcaggaggccaaggcattggagaaggacaaggcaaaggccgacccgccgccgctgcggcAGCTCATGAGCGACGGCAAGATGCCCGGCAGCTTCGACGACCAAGAATTCGCCAGCCTGGACCGTAACGACGACAGCGACCtcgagttcgtcgacgccagcGAGGTCGCCCCCAAGTCCGGGTCTGAGACgccggcggagaagaagccgaacGGGCCGGCTGCATCCGAGGCCCTCCCGATCCAGGAGCTGGCCGCACTCGACATGAACTCAggcacgtcgacgccctcttCGGGCGACGCGAAGCTCGCACCCTTGCAGGTTTCGTCGCAAATGGCGGACGACTCGGACACCGAATCCGGCGTCTTCTCCAACCCCGTAGACGCCTTCATTCACAGTGGCGCCAACATGTGCTTCGGCATGCTCCTCTTCATGCTCAGCATGGTGCCGCCCGCCTTTTCCCGCCTCCTgtacgtcgtcggcttccgTGGTGACCGCGACCGCGGCGTGCGCATGCTGTGGAAGAGCACACAGTTCGACAACCTCAATGGCGCCGTGTCGGGCCTGATCCTCCTCGGGTACTACAACGGCCTCATGGGCCAGGCGGACATCACGCCCGCCGAGCGGGACtttgacgccgacgccgagatggTCGGGTACCCAGCCGCCAAGTGcgaggcgctgctggcgTCGATGCGGACGCGGTACCCGGACTCGCGCCTGTGGCGCGTCGAGGAGTCGCGCGTTATGGCGCAGCAGCGccggctcgccgacgccattCAGCTTCTCACGACGGGTGAAGAGTCCAAGATGCGCCAGGTGACGGCACTCAATTGCTTCGAGCTGGCGCTCGCCGCCATGTCGCACCAGGACTGGGAGCTGATGCAGAAGACGTTTCTGCGCTGCCTCGAGCTCAACGACTGGAGCCACACGCTATACTACTACATGGCGGGCTGCGCAGAGCTTGAGCTCTACCGCGACGCCTTCcacgccgagaagaaggatgaggaggagatgCGGCggcgcaagaagaaggccgaggagctATTCCGCAAGGCGCCGACCGTTGCCGGGCGCAAGAAATTCATGGCGCGCCAGCTGCCGTTCGACACCTTCATCACGCGCAAGGTCCAGAAGTGGGAGGACCGcgccaaggagctcaaggtcgacctggccgatgccgtcgccgtcagcCCCGCCCAGGAGATGGTCAACCTGTGGAACGGCACCAAGCGGATGAATGACGACGAGCTGCACCTGTCGGTCAAGAGCCTGGAGTGGGAGCGCTGCACCctgccggccgaggcgttgGCGAAGGTCAAGGCGACCCCCGACGAGTCCTCCATCCGGTCCATTTGCCTGGCGGCCGTCTACAGGACACTGGGACGGTTCGAGGACGCGAGGACGATTCTTCAGACTGAGGTCTTGAACGCGGATAG GGCGGCATTCAAGGGCCCTACCAAGGACGAGTACCCGTTGCCCATGGCACACTACGAAATGGCAGCTGTGGCCTGGTTCGAGGCGTGCCAGccggagaagcgcgccgcggcggctGACGAGCCGGCGGATGCCGAGGGccaggccaaggccatggcggcctACCGCAAGACAAAGACGGACGAGTGCCAGGAGTGGCTCGACAAGGTCGTCGCATGGGAGGCTTTCGTCTTTGACGCAAGGCTGGGCATGCGCGTGCAAGCGGCGCTGGAGACGCTCAAGTGGttcaagaacaagaacaactGGTCATAG
- a CDS encoding Putative ubiquitin-conjugating enzyme E2, ubiquitin-conjugating enzyme/RWD has translation MASKRIAKELTEITASPPEGMTIALARDADLHTWHVTIAGPEDSPYAGGVFAVLVSLPKDYPFKAPVVKFVTRVYHPNITNDAAGNICMGMLKPENWKPATKLAAVLEALRSLLAEPQPDDPLEARIADEYKNNRPEFEKQAKQYVTRYAKGTPNFSAPEPAAAGAK, from the exons ATGGCTAGCAAGCGTATCGCCAAG GAACTCACAGAGATCACCGCTTCACCTCCCGAAGGCATgaccatcgccctcgcccgagACGCCGACCTGCACACCTGGCATGTCACCATCGCCGGTCCCGAAGACAGCCCTtacgccggcggcgtcttcgccgtcctcgtcagCCTGCCCAAGGATTACCCCTTCAAAGCCCCCGTCGTCAAGTTCGTCACCCGCGTCTACCACCCCAACATCACaaacgacgccgccggcaacatTTGCATGGGCATGCTCAAGCCCGAGAACTGGAAGCCCGCCaccaagctcgccgccgtccttgaggccctccgcagcctcctcgccgagccccAGCCCGACGATCCCCTCGAGGCCCGCATTGCCGACGAGTATAAGAACAACCGTCCCGAGTTCGAGAAGCAGGCCAAGCAGTACGTCACCCGCTACGCTAAGGGCACTCCAAACTTCTCCGCCCCCGAgcctgccgctgctggcgccAAATGA